Proteins co-encoded in one Acipenser ruthenus chromosome 3, fAciRut3.2 maternal haplotype, whole genome shotgun sequence genomic window:
- the LOC117394318 gene encoding SKI/DACH domain-containing protein 1-like, producing MGDLDSGYEEVDGVKLGYLIIKGKQMFALSQVFTDLLKNIPRTTVHKRMDHLKIKKHHCDLEELRKLKAIHSIAFHAAKCTLISREDVETLYTSCKTERVLKTKRRKLNRSLSSKELGEEHISPDSYNSFWKENKVWLSLHGAPQPFSFKSKPIQQEEAGLLPASNLPHIYSKYAGHDYPAMTRLPCTDPQNYETAQIPSNYVAFHPSHSFFRSVVCSRHPVFYQSAIVTQPRFASTADLTCKRKRSQESTGKHFWNSSITSRRVLLAPKRYKSKVASLDRFHIEHGLYLGHQQGTLQESYSSDSESSSFSDRADNDSDFGSSLSTTSNSGTSDDENEESLSDSSDVTSDEDSSSQSDSSSVSSQVSAQSIRFRRTSFSTPNNKPPLLAQPTFYYNIQPKCTNNTEATVLADGISNGKLQKDLKPAIVTKRHEQGWTSKPRKASTSLGGCFLGTRSDRVSQNAFSHSEISDNLKRTDPTINSVKERGSSPSPKENTAFPQQRIAGQANCPQASSSHCVENNETIVSKPSDNDSSLVIHFKKETKIGNCGKLPPDSRILKTEQDLIQNSPDKNIDAVNVAQTFLHSVKIKLEENCYDDYSPEDQFFKNGYECNVNKKEVSTTASNLTCEEKPRDTVTHAHENIYSCIESPTTSPKNQDFQGTLRTPYPEEWEYKNGARVRKNYRTLVLGKRPALHTTRVRLNVKSDRSPRSTGKNEFHGGTLEDCTGTSKRKRVASGVASAVKKPFNFMANFPTPPSLIIGSDGDLCPAYSLNSLKDPQPLHRAHPVWKWQLGSSAIPLPPSHKFRKFNL from the coding sequence ATGGGAGATTTGGATTCTGGTTATGAAGAGGTGGACGGCGTAAAGCTTGGGTACCTTATTATTAAGGGGAAACAAATGTTTGCCCTTTCCCAGGTTTTCACCGATCTTTTGAAAAATATACCAAGAACTACTGTTCACAAACGAATGgatcacttaaaaataaagaaGCATCACTGTGACCTGGAGGAATTAAGGAAACTCAAAGCAATACACTCTATAGCGTTCCATGCAGCTAAATGTACTCTTATTTCAAGGGAAGACGTAGAAACTCTGTATACTTCTTGTAAAACCGAACGTGTGCTAAAAACCAAAAGAAGAAAATTAAACCGGAGTCTTTCTTCGAAGGAGCTTGGCGAAGAGCACATCTCCCCAGATTCCTACAATAGTTtttggaaagaaaacaaagtttgGCTTAGTTTACATGGGGCTCCCCAGcccttttcatttaaaagcaagcCTATACAACAGGAGGAAGCAGGCTTGCTCCCGGCTTCCAATCTACCtcatatttacagtaaatacgcTGGTCACGATTACCCAGCGATGACCAGATTGCCTTGCACAGATCCTCAAAACTATGAAACAGCTCAAATACCCAGTAACTATGTAGCATTTCACCCGAGTCATTCGTTTTTTCGGAGTGTGGTTTGCAGCAGACATCCAGTTTTCTATCAATCCGCCATTGTGACTCAGCCCAGGTTCGCAAGCACGGCTGATCtgacttgcaaaagaaaaagatcacaagaaagcacagggaagcactttTGGAATTCCAGCATCACCAGTCGGCGAGTTCTGCTTGCCCCAAAACGTTACAAGTCTAAAGTAGCTTCTTTGGATAGATTTCACATCGAACACGGGCTGTATCTTGGTCACCAGCAAGGAACTTTACAGGAAAGCTACAGTAGTGACTCGGAGTCCAGTTCTTTTTCAGATCGTGCAGATAACGACTCGGATTTTGGCTCAAGTTTATCCACTACTAGCAACTCGGGAACGTCTGATGACGAGAATGAGGAGTCGTTGTCTGATTCTTCGGATGTCACTTCTGATGAAGACAGCTCCTCTCAGTCGGATTCTAGCTCAGTTTCCAGCCAGGTGTCTGCGCAGAGTATAAGGTTCAGACGAACTAGTTTTTCAACCCCTAATAACAAACCCCCTTTATTAGCACAGCCTACTTTTTACTACAATATACAACCAAAATGTACAAATAATACAGAAGCAACTGTGCTAGCGGATGGCATTTCAAATGGGAAACTGCAAAAAGATTTGAAACCCGCTATTGTTACAAAAAGACACGAGCAAGGCTGGACATCCAAACCACGAAAAGCCTCCACTAGTCTTGGGGGTTGCTTTCTCGGGACGAGGAGCGACAGGGTATCACAGAACGCATTCTCACACTCTGAAATTTCAGATAATCTAAAGAGGACTGACCCAACAATTAACTCCGTTAAAGAAAGAGGCTCTTCACCCAGCCCAAAGGAAAACACAGCATTTCCACAACAAAGAATAGCAGGACAGGCAAACTGCCCCCAAGCATCCAGCTCACACTGTGTagaaaacaatgaaacaatagTCTCTAAACCCTCAGATAATGATTCTTCAttagtaatacattttaaaaaagaaacgaaAATTGGCAATTGCGGTAAACTGCCGCCGGATTCACGGATTttaaaaactgaacaggattTAATTCAAAATAGTCCCGACAAGAACATTGACGCTGTTAATGTAGCACAAACTTTTCTCCacagtgtaaaaataaaactggAGGAAAACTGTTATGACGACTACAGCCCTGAAGATCAGTTCTTCAAAAATGGATATGAGTGCAATGTTAACAAGAAAGAAGTTTCTACTACTGCCAGTAACCTAACTTGTGAAGAGAAACCTAGAGACACTGTAACACATGCACATGAAAACATTTATTCGTGCATTGAAAGCCCAACCACTTCTCCCAAAAACCAGGATTTTCAAGGCACTTTACGCACTCCTTATCCAGAGGAATGGGAGTATAAAAACGGTGCGAGGGTGAGAAAGAACTACAGGACACTTGTATTAGGAAAGCGACCTGCACTGCACACGACGCGAGTCAGGCTAAATGTGAAATCAGACAGGAGTCCACGTTCTACAGGTAAAAACGAGTTTCACGGAGGAACACTGGAAGATTGTACAGGTACAAGCAAGCGCAAACGAGTAGCCAGCGGTGTAGCATCAGCGGTGAAAAAGCCGTTTAATTTCATGGCAAATTTCCCCACTCCACCGTCACTAATTATTGGCAGTGATGGGGATTTGTGCCCTGCTTATTCATTAAACTCTCTGAAGGATCCCCAACCACTTCACAGGGCCCATCCCGTCTGGAAATGGCAACTTGGCAGTTCTGCAATACCTCTCCCACCTAGCCACAAATTCAGGAAATTTAACTTATGA